The genomic stretch GCCGTCCCGGCGCTTGAGCGTCTTCACGGTGGCTTCATCGTCCAACAGGGCGGCGACGATGTCACCGTTCTCGGCCGTGCTCTGACGTCGCACCACGACCCAGTCGGCTTCGAAGATGCCGGCCTCGATCATGGAATCACCGCGCACCTGGAGCATGAAGAGTTCGCCCTCGCCGGTGAGCTGGCGGGGAAGCGGCATGATGTCCTCGACCCGCTGCTCGGCCAAGATCGGACCACCCGCAGCGATCTGTCCCACCACAGGGATCTCCGCGATCCGACTGTCCGACTCCTCCCGGTAGCCGTGGAGGTCGACCACGGCGTCCTGGTCGGATGAGTCGGATTCCTGGGCAGGTTCCCCGAGCACCAGCGCGCCGCTTGAGTCGCGCAGGACCTCCATGGCCCGGGGGCGTCCGGGGACCCGCCTGAGGTATCCCATCTCCTGCAGACGAGCCAGCTGATGCGTCACTGAGGAGAGCGAAGCCAGCCCGCAGGCGTCACCGATCTCCCGCATGGAGGGCGGATAGCTGCGCTCGGCCAGCGATTCCTGGATGACGTCGACGATCTGCCGCTGCCGATCCGTCAATCGCGGCGCTGCTGATGAGTCCTGGGTGTTGCGCGCCATTGCTGCCTCCGTAGTTGTGCCGGCCCCGTGTCAGCATCCATGTCAGACCCTGCTGATGGACTGTTCACAGTGAGATTCGCTTCGAAGATCACTTCGAACATGGCGCTCAGGTTACTCGAAATCGTAGAGAGATTCCATCAAATCTGCGGCGAGTCTGGCCAAGTTTCGAAACTATGTGCTAGAAATAGTACACACGTTCGAATGAGAGGTTCTTTCCCATGAGTACAGCACAGCTTGGATTCGCACCCGCCGACTCTGCTCCTGCCTCGGGCGTGCACCTGACCCGTCGCGGTCGCTTCCTCCTGTTGGGCCTTCCTGTCCTGGCCGCCCTGACGATGGCGCTCCTCGGGGCGCTGATCCTGGCAGCCTCATGGATGAACCAGGCGCAGGCCTCCTCGAGTGAGGCCCCCGGCGTGGAGGCCCAGGTGGTCACCGTTGGAGCGGGGGACACGCTCTGGAGCGTGGCGGCCTCCGTGGAGTCAGACGAACGCCCCCAGGTCCTCATCGGACAGATCGCTGAGCTCAACGACCTCAGCGGCTCCGAGCTCACCCCCGGCCAGGAGCTTTTCGTCCCGGTGGACTGAGAAGGTTTCCTGTCCCGGAGGTCGGAGCGGCGCACCCCGCTAGAATATTGCGGTGACTTCATCTCGCTCCCGGAACCTGTCCCGTCTGCCGCTGCGCGAGGAGCTCCAGGGTCAAGAACCCTACGGTGCGCCGCAGCTGAGCGTGAAGGCGATGCTCAACGTCAACGAGACCACCTACGACGTCCCCGCCGACGTCGTGGACGCGATCGGCAAAGAGGTTCGCGCCGCGGCCGCCCATCTCAACCGCTACCCGGACCGGGAATTCTCGGCTCTGCGGGACAAGCTGGCCGAGTACCTCAACCGAGATCTCGCCTCAGAAGCCCAGCCTGCTGAGCTGACGGCCGAGCACATCTGGGCCGCCAATGGCTCCAACGAGATCATGCAGCACATCCTGCAGGCCTTCGCCGGTCCCGGCCGCTCGGTGCTGGCCTTCCCGCCCACGTACTCCATGTACCCGCTCTATGCGCGCGGCACCTACAGCGAGTACATCGCGGGCACCCGCGCTGCAGACTTCACGCAGACCCCCGAGGATGTCGCCGCGCAGATCCGGGAGCACCGCCCGAACGTGGTGATCCTGTGTTCTCCGAACAACCCCACCGGCACGGCGCTCTCCCTGGAGACCGTGGAAGCGGCCTACGCTGCGGCTGAGGAGTCACAGACCATGGTGGTCGTGGACGAGGCCTACGGCGAGTTCCGCCAGTCCGGCACCGGGTCGGCGCTGGCTCTGCTGCCCGGGCGGGCGAAGCTGATCGTCTCGCGCACCATGAGCAAGGCCTTCGCGCTGGCGGGGGGTCGACTGGGGTACCTGGCCGCCGCCCCTGAGGTCACCGACGCCATGCGACTGGTCCGGCTGCCCTATCACCTCTCCGCGGTGACGCAGGCGACCGCCGTCGCTGCCCTGGACCACTCGGCCACGCTGATGGCCAACGTGGAACGGATCAAGGAACAGCGCGACCGGATCGTGAGCAGTCTGAAACAGATGGGGCTGCACCCGGCGCCCTCGGATGCGAACTTCGTCTTCTTCGGAGGGCTCGCCGACGAGAAGGCCGCCTGGCGGCACCTCCTGGACGACGGCATCCTGATCCGCGACGTCGGCATCCCCGGGCACCTGCGCGTCACGGCAGGCACCGCGGAGGAGACCTCTGACTTCCTGGCCTCGTTGCGGCGATTCATCACCAGCACCACCGCGTAGACTCAAGAGTTGGCGTACCCCACCACCAAGCAGGAGTTATGGGAGCAGAATTGATCTCTGGGCGCATCGCCCAGATGGAACGTGTCACCAGCGAGTCCAGCGTCAAGGTCCGGATGGACCTCGATGGGACCGGCACCTCGAACATCAGCACCGGCGTGCCGTTCTATGACCACATGCTCACCGCGCTGTCCCGGCACTCCCTGATCGACCTTGATGTCGAGGCCTCCGGAGACACTCACATCGACGTGCACCACACCGTGGAGGACACCGCGATCGTCCTGGGCGAGGTGCTGCGGGTCGCGCTGGGAGACAAGCGCGGGATCCGCCGCTTCGGCAACGCCACCATCCCGCTCGACGAGGCGCTGGCTCAGGCCGTGGTTGATGTCTCCGGCCGGCCATACCTGGTGCATTCCGGGGAGCCCGAAGGTCAGCAGTACCACCTCATCGGGGGACACTTCACCGGGTCCATGACCCGCCACGTCTTCGAGGCGATCACCTACCACTCCGGGATCTGCCTGCACATGACGCTGCTCGGCGGTCGCGACCCGCACCACATCGTGGAGGCCCAGTTCAAGGCCTTCGCCAGGGCGCTGCGCGAGGCCGTGGAGTCTGACCCGCGCACCGATGAGATCCCCTCCACCAAGGGTGCACTGTGAGCGGCAAGCCCGACGTCGTCGTCCTGGACTACGGCTCCGGCAACATTCACTCCGCGGTCCGTGCCCTGGAGCGCGCCGGCGCGCAGGTCACCCTGACCAAGGACACCGAGTCGGTGCTCAACGCCTCCGGCCTCGTGGTCCCCGGGGTGGGCGCCTTCGCGGCGGTGATGTCGGCCCTGCGGGAGATCGACGGTCCGCGCTGGATCGGGCGCAGGATCGCCGGGTCACGCCCGGTGCTCGGCATCTGCGTGGGCCATCAGGTGATGTTCGACCGCGGGGTGGAGCACGGCATCCCCGCCGAGGGCCTGGGGGAGTGGCCCGGTGAGGTCACCGCCCTGCCTGAGGACGCCGTGGTGCCGCATATGGGGTGGAACACCGTACGACCGCCCGAGGACAGCGTGCTCTTCGAGGGGCTGAAGGACGAGCGGTTCTACTTCGTGCACTCCTACGCCGTGCAGTCCTGGGACTTCGATCAGTCCATCGAGTCGATGAACCCGCCGAAGGTGACCTGGAGCCACCACGGCACCGACTTCATCGCCGCAGTGGAGAACGGACCGCTCTCCGCCACCCAGTTCCACCCGGAGAAGTCCGGGGACGCCGGGATGCAGCTGCTGCGCAACTGGATCCTGAGCCTCTGACCCTGGGCCACCCAGCTGCTGCGACTCTGAGCGCCGGACCCCCGGGCTCTGCCACGCTTGAACCGCCATCTGACACTCCGCACTGATTCCTCCAGCCATCCAACCAGCCGAAAGTAGAACACGATCCATGACTGAGCCCTCCGCGCCCACCGCCACCGTTCCCGCGCTGGAACTCCTGCCCGCCGTCGACGTCGCCGATGGTCAGGCCGTCCGCCTGGTCCAGGGCGAGGCCGGTTCGGAGACCGGCTACGGCGACCCGCTGGAAGCCGCCCTGAACTGGCAGCAGCTGGGCGCGGAGTGGATCCACCTGGTGGACCTCGACGCAGCGTTCGGCCGTGGTGACAACCGCGACATCATGGCCCGCGTGGTCAAGGAGCTCGGCGTGAAGATCGAACTCTCCGGCGGCATCCGCGACGACGAATCCCTGGACCGCGCCCTGGAACTCGGCGCCACCCGGGTCAACCTGGGCACCGCCGCGCTGGAGGACCCGGAATGGACCGCCCGCGCCATCGAACGCCACGGCGACGCGATCGCCGTGGGCCTGGACGTGCGCGGAGAGACCCTCGCCGCCCGCGGCTGGACCCGCGAGGGCGGCAACATCTGGGAGGTGCTGCAGCGCCTGGAAGACGCCGGCTGCCCGCGCTATGTGGTCACCGACGTCACCAAGGACGGCACCCTGCGCGGCCCCAACACCGAGCTGCTGGCCCAGGTCTGCGCCAAGACCAAGAAGCCCGTGGTCGCCTCCGGCGGCATCTCGTCCTTGGAGGACATCAAGGCCCTGGCGAAGATGGTCTCCCTCGGGGTGGAGGGCGCCATCATGGGCAAGGCGCTCTACGCCGGGAAGTTCGAGTTCCCGGATGCCCTGAAGGTGGCCGCAGCCTCCGCATGAACCAGGACGACGCCGCCAGCAGGGATCTGCCCGGTCATATCGCCGCCCTGCTGCAGCGGCAGGCCCGGGATGAACACGGCCGACCGGCAGACTCTGCGGGCGTGCCCTGGGAGGATCGAGACCTCTCCGGAGACGGCAATCCGCTGCACACCTTCGACGGCGACGACGGCCTAGCCACCCCGGCGGTCCGTTCCGCCCGCGAGCGGCTGCTCGCCGGGGAGCTCGACGAAGCCGGGTTCGTCAACTCCCTGGCCGGACAGCGACTCTTCGTCCCGGTCCTCGCGGAGCTGGCCGAGGAGGCCGAGCCCGTCCCGAGCGGGCCCGGGAAGCAGAACGCGCCGGCGGGGGACAAGCAGGCGGATATCACCCTGATCAGCATCACCAGCCGCGACGGACGCCAGACCATGCCGGTCTTCAGCTCCGTGCAGGCGCTCACCGCCTGGCATGACAAGGCCCGGCCGGTGGCGGCGGAGACCGAGCGGATCATGCTCGCCGCCCTGGCCGAGGGGGCCGAGCTGGCGGTGCTCGACCCCGGATCCGAGCTGAGCTTCGTGCTGCGCCGCCCGGCGGTGGAAGCACTCGCGCAGGCCACCGGTTGGGTGCCCTCCTATCAGGACCCTGAGCTGGCCGAGGCGCTGGGCGGCATCTCGGACCTCTGCCCAGGGGTGGTCCAGCTGCAGCTGCAGCCCGGCGACGGCGTCGGGACCCGCACCGCGGCAGGAGACGCGGTACCCGGTGGCGGCAGCGGACCGGAGCTGAACATCGGGGTGGTGCTGGTGCCAGAAGCCGACGATGTGGATGCTCGGCTGGCGCTGGCCAGCGTGCAGGCCGCCCTAGGTGAGGTGCAGATGCTGCGTGAGCGCGCGGACTCGGTCCAGGTCAAGCTGGCGCGCTGAGCCACACTGTCGGCCCCGGCAGACGCCCCATGTTCAGGGCCGGTCAGGACTTGTCAGCCGCGGCCCAGCAGATGGGTGGTGTTCCGGTGAGGCAATGGGGTCTGTTCAGGTCTGGTCTGCGGTGGCGACCGTGTCTTTGATCTGCTCGCAGATCTCCCGCAGCGCCTCCGCTTCGGCGTCGTCCACGGCGGGGTGAAAGAGCTGCTTGATGTGTGTGGCGTGCAGCCGGGAAGCCTGCTCGAAGACTCGGTGCCCCTCCTCGGTGAGCTGGGCCGTCATGCCGCGCCGGTCCTCGGTGTCGGCGAAACGATCGATCAGCCCCCGCTTCTGCAGCGACTTGACCTGGTAGGACAGCCGGGAGGGAGAGAAGACCATCCCTGCGGCGAGTTCTCCCATGCGCAGCTGGTTGCCCTCCGCCTCGGCGAGCAGGAGCATCAGGTTGTAGTCGGTCAGTCGCAGCCCGGTGCTGGAGTGCAGGCGCTTCTCCATCTGGTCACTGATGATCGCTGAGGTCTCGAAGAAGGACCGCCACGCCCGTGCCTTGGGGGAGGAGCCGGTGAGGTCGTGGCGCCCGCGCGGCTCACGCTCAGGGCTGGCCCCCGGTGTCTCTGGTGCCGGCCCTGCGGTGCGGCGCGCTGCGGTCTGCTCTGAGCGGGTCGCTGCGGTCTCCCCTGAGGAGGCCGCGGCGGGCTCATCGGGGGCAGCAGTTGCCGTCTCATGCGGGTGGTCACCAGTGGAGTCTGTGGGTCCTGCGCTCACGATGCCACCCCTTCTCTGCCCTGATCGACTGAAGCTTCGATCAGTCCAGTCTATGTCAGCTGCCCGGGTTCACGACCTCCCCGCTGGCGACGTCCACGTAGACCTCGCTGCCGTTGTCCAGTTCGATCTCCCAGGTCACCGTGCCGTTCTCATCGTCGAGTTCGGCCTGCTCCGGGGTCCCGTCGGCCTCCTCGGCGGCGGTGCGCAGCGCATCGGCGAACTCGATCTCCACTGCGTCGGCATTGCGCTGATCGTCGGAGTCGACGTCGTCTTCTTCGGTGTTGCTGATCTCGAAGCTCTCCCGGTCCACATCCAGCTCCCACTCGGAGCCGCTGTCGAGGATCGTGAACTCGTAATAGCTGGACTCGGTGTCGAAATCCAGGACGACGGCGTCGGGGTACTCCTGCTCCACCGCGTCCACCGCCTGGTAGATCGCGTCCTCATCGGAGGCGGCGGAGTCGTCGGTGGCCGAGTCATCGCTGGAGGGGTCGTCGGTGGCCGCATCATCAGTCTCGGTGGCATCGGCCGTCTCCGTGGGCTCCCCGGTGGGCTCCGCCGTCTCCGAAGCGTCCTCGGTGCTCTCCTCGGTCGGCTCGGCCTCCACGGTCTCGGTCACGGTGGCGGTGGGCTGCGCGTCGTCGTCCTCGGCGCCCAGCTCGTCACTGGCGCAGGACGTCAGGGCGAGAGCGGAGACGGCGGCGACGGAGAGCAGAGCCGAGGAGTTGTTCCAACGCGAGTTCATGGTGGTTCCTTCGTTCCAGTGGGGCCAGAGTCTGTGTCGTGCTCCTCATTGATAGTCCCCCCACCTGCGTGAATGCTGAACGGCCGCACCGGATTCTCGTGACAGATGCGTTGCGTGTGAGGGGGCCGGTTGGGCCCAGCGGCTTTCGCCGCTCAGGGACCCGAGAGATCCTGGTGCTTCCACCACTGGATCATCTGAACCCCCTCCACCCCGATCCAGGCTGCGCGTCCGGGGGTCAGTCGGGTCAGGACCGGAACCGAGGCTCCGAGGGCGTCTCCCTGTGCCCTGCTCATCGGGCTGAGCAGGAAGTTCGCCGCTGCCCCTCGTGCTCGGTAGGCCCAGGGAAATTGGCTGAAGACACTGAAGTGAGGTGCCGCCGTGGCCAGCACCTTGCCTCCGGAGCTGAGCCACTCTTCGATGCTCCGGTGCTCCAGCGGGGTGCAGCGGTCTGCATCGTCGACCAGCAGGAGCTTCGGAATCTCGGGATGGCTGACCTCTGAGGCCGTGGCCTCGGCCAGCTCATCCAGAGTCCAGCAGCGCCGCTGGGCGGCGATCACGCGCAGTGCGTTGGTCTTCCCGGTCTGCGCCGCCCCGAGGATCAGCCCGACCTGCCATGAGCGATCCTGCAGCATCGCGTGTGCGTGGGTGAACTGCCGAATGCCCAGCGTCAGCGCGCCCGGCGGAGGGCCTGGCGTCGGGAGCTCGACCGACCCCGGCAGGGGGTGCACCGTGAGCATGGACGCGCGCCCGGACTCGGCAGCTCTGGGCGGTGTCCTCCTCTGTCGGTGATCGAGGATGTCGGTCACGAGCTGGATTGCGAGACCCGGCGGGGGGTGATCGGGGCCGACGAGGACACCGCGACCAGGCAGACGGTCTGTGGCGCGAAGCTTCGGCCAGAGGTAGCGGATCTCCTCGGGCACGCCGTAGGGAAGGTAGACCCGGCGGGGGAGCCGCGAGCCCAGCTTGCCGAGCGCCAGGTCACGTCCACCGCTGATCAGGGCGCTGAATCCGAAGCCAGCGCCCTCAGTGATCAGCGCTCCGAGTCCTTGTTCGAACCCACTGCCGCCGATCGTGTGGTCCAACCCGTGCCACCGTGAATGCCCCGACATCACCAGGATCATCGGGACTTGCCCCTGGGGCAGGGCGATCCGCCGGCGTGTGACCCTGCGGTGCAGTTCATGGACCAGGTGCTGGGCCTCTTGCGGGTGATCGGTGGTGACCCAGGAGCCGACCCGGGGGTGTCTGCGGAACATCTCGAGGCTGTGATCGCCGTCCAACAGATAGACGTGGACCTCATGGGTGAGGGCCAGGAGCTGGCGCACCAGGCACTGCAGAGCCGCAGTGCCCCCAGATTCGGCCTCTCCCAGCAGGGCGGTGCCCTGGCCTTCCCCCAGGTCTAGGCGGAGCAGGTGCTGTTTCTGATGCCCCGGATCATCGATCAGACCGAACTGGATCTCTTCTGCAGGCAGTGGTGCACTCAGGGTCTCCGGCAGTCCCGGGCAGATCGGCGTGTGCGGTCGGCGACGGAGCTGTTCGAGCAGATGCCCGTCCAAGACCTTGACCAGGTCCGGCGTGGTCTCCCGCCACCCTGGCGCGGCTGAGGCCGGTGACTTCTCGGGTCTTGCCCGGAGTTTCACCGAAGCGTCCAGCAGCTGCACCCCCTGGAACCCCACCGGGGGTTCCCCGGGGCGCTGTATCACCCCACGCCCAGGGATCTGGCGTGGGATACGTCCTGGCTCGGGGGTTCCCACCAGATCACGTGCCTCGTCCTCGCTGCGCAGCCGCAGGCAGATGATGGAGCCGATGTTCGCACGGATGTCTGCGGTCACGACTCCCTGCGGACGCTGGGTGGCGAGGATCAGGTGCAGGCCAAGTGATCGGCCCAGGGTCGCCAGTCGCATCAGTTCGTCCATGGCGGCAGGAAGTTCCTGCGTGAAGACCCGGAACTCGTCGATGACGACAAGGAGCCGGGCGAGTGGGGCATCCGGATGCGATTTCCGGTAATCGGCGTAGTCTGTGGCACCGGATTCCAGGAACAGCTGTTCGCGACGCGTCAGCTCGGACCGTACGCCTTCCAGCGCACGCTCCGACTGGGCCTGTGTGAGGTCCGTGACCAGTCCCAAGGTGTGTTCCAGTCCCACCAGTGGTTGGAAGGTGGATCCACCTTTGAAGTCGAAGAGCAGGAGGTTCAGCTGTTCGGGGCCGTATCTCGCCACCCAGCCGAGCAGCATGGACTTCAGGAGCTCCGACTTCCCGGCCCCCGTGGTTCCGGCGAGCAGGATATGCGGCCCGTCCGCCACCAGGTCGAGGAACTCATCCTCGGAGGCGCTGCGGCCCAGCAGCGTTCGCACACTCAGCTGGGCGCTGTGCGTCATGAGGGGAAAGGGCAGGGGCGTGGCGTAGTGCAGGGGGATGCCGACGTCGTCGGTCGGTCTCGCGCTGTGCCGCAGCCCCAGCCTGAGGTGCTCGTGCAGGGTTCTTCGCGAGAGTCCGTCGGGGAGCAGGTCGGTGCCGACGCTGCGTGCGGTGCCTGCCTCGATCCGGTGAATCTCTCCGGAGGTGAGGTTCACCTGCCATCCGCCGTCCAGCGGTGCAGGCAGCTGTGGCCAGCCCCCCGGTGTCCGCAGCGCTTGGGTGCCGGCAGGGGCGCTCAGCAGGATGACGTGCCAGCCCGCGGCGAGCGCCGCCCTGAGCTGGGCCGGTTCCAGCCCAGTCAGACTGAGCAGAACCGACGCTGGATCCATGGCCGAGCGTGACTCTCGAAGCTGCAGTGACGCCTGCAGGTTGTCCCCGGAGGCCATGGTGACGCGGGGGTAGTCGCGCAGTTCCGCCAGATCCACCAGGTCAGTCAGCCGAGCGTCGGTGTTCTCCCCAGAACCTGCGGTGAGCAGCAGCTCAGGGCCGGGATGAAGATGGTGCGTCAGCTGAGCCAGAACCCAGCGCAGCACACTGAGCTGCTCACGTTTCGGTCCCAACAAGACCGTGCATTCCGCCCCGAGGAGCGTCATGGCCGTTGCGGTGGCGACGCGCGCCTCGGGCAGATCCGGTCCGGGCTCGACCTTGCAGTCAAGGTCGACCTCGATCCTCGCCTCGCCCACGGTGACGACGACGCCGCCGGCGGCTGTGAACGCCCCGCGGGGGCGGCTCCCGGCGCGCAGCGCTCGCACGGCGTGTCCAGGAGTGGGCAGGAGAGCCTTGCGTCGATGCGCCCATTGGGCGGCCGCGGCGCGAACCGCGCGGCGGAATCGGCGACGCTTCCGATGTCCGTCGACGACCGTGCTTCCCGCGACGACCGCCGACAGGGCGCTGAAGAGAAGTAAGAACCACATGCCGGTGACCAGGACGAGCACTATTCCGATGACCAACGGTGCAAGGGACATCAGCAGAATCCTGCGGTGGCGCCCTGAGGGTGGCTTCTCCGTGATTGTCATCGGTGGCAGGGGCCACGCGGCGTCCGGTGTCGGCGAGGGCGGTTCTTGGGCCAGCTGGACGCGAGAGCTGCCGAGGTCGACTGATGCATCGGTGCTCATCCTCAGCTTCACCGCTGCCTCCGGGCGAGTCAGCGTCACCTCAGACGAGCTGACCATGATCCTGGCATGGGAGCGTTCCAGCAGAGGGTCATTGATACGGATATCTGCCGCGCCGCGCTGCCCAGTGCCTCGACCCAACACATGGACGCCCCGCGGGAGGTTCACCAACCACCCTGAGTCCGGGCCCGCGCTGACGCACAGGCGCAGCCGAGAGGGTCCATGCCGACCCGTGGGGCGTCGACCGGCGCGCGGGTGCAGCGTCACGACCATTCCGGGATGGATGGCTGCGGACCCCGTCCCGTGATCCTGTAGCGGAACTCGATCCAGGGTCGCGATCCAGCTCGGGGCACTACTGACCGACCGCCCTGGCGAGGTCGAGGCATGGCGTGCCTGGACGCTGCGGATCCATGCAGACAGTGCTTCATAG from Nesterenkonia sandarakina encodes the following:
- the lexA gene encoding transcriptional repressor LexA codes for the protein MARNTQDSSAAPRLTDRQRQIVDVIQESLAERSYPPSMREIGDACGLASLSSVTHQLARLQEMGYLRRVPGRPRAMEVLRDSSGALVLGEPAQESDSSDQDAVVDLHGYREESDSRIAEIPVVGQIAAGGPILAEQRVEDIMPLPRQLTGEGELFMLQVRGDSMIEAGIFEADWVVVRRQSTAENGDIVAALLDDEATVKTLKRRDGHVWLLPQNRQYEPILGDESTIMGKVVTVLRSL
- a CDS encoding LysM peptidoglycan-binding domain-containing protein, whose translation is MSTAQLGFAPADSAPASGVHLTRRGRFLLLGLPVLAALTMALLGALILAASWMNQAQASSSEAPGVEAQVVTVGAGDTLWSVAASVESDERPQVLIGQIAELNDLSGSELTPGQELFVPVD
- a CDS encoding histidinol-phosphate transaminase, which translates into the protein MTSSRSRNLSRLPLREELQGQEPYGAPQLSVKAMLNVNETTYDVPADVVDAIGKEVRAAAAHLNRYPDREFSALRDKLAEYLNRDLASEAQPAELTAEHIWAANGSNEIMQHILQAFAGPGRSVLAFPPTYSMYPLYARGTYSEYIAGTRAADFTQTPEDVAAQIREHRPNVVILCSPNNPTGTALSLETVEAAYAAAEESQTMVVVDEAYGEFRQSGTGSALALLPGRAKLIVSRTMSKAFALAGGRLGYLAAAPEVTDAMRLVRLPYHLSAVTQATAVAALDHSATLMANVERIKEQRDRIVSSLKQMGLHPAPSDANFVFFGGLADEKAAWRHLLDDGILIRDVGIPGHLRVTAGTAEETSDFLASLRRFITSTTA
- the hisB gene encoding imidazoleglycerol-phosphate dehydratase HisB, with translation MGAELISGRIAQMERVTSESSVKVRMDLDGTGTSNISTGVPFYDHMLTALSRHSLIDLDVEASGDTHIDVHHTVEDTAIVLGEVLRVALGDKRGIRRFGNATIPLDEALAQAVVDVSGRPYLVHSGEPEGQQYHLIGGHFTGSMTRHVFEAITYHSGICLHMTLLGGRDPHHIVEAQFKAFARALREAVESDPRTDEIPSTKGAL
- the hisH gene encoding imidazole glycerol phosphate synthase subunit HisH — encoded protein: MSGKPDVVVLDYGSGNIHSAVRALERAGAQVTLTKDTESVLNASGLVVPGVGAFAAVMSALREIDGPRWIGRRIAGSRPVLGICVGHQVMFDRGVEHGIPAEGLGEWPGEVTALPEDAVVPHMGWNTVRPPEDSVLFEGLKDERFYFVHSYAVQSWDFDQSIESMNPPKVTWSHHGTDFIAAVENGPLSATQFHPEKSGDAGMQLLRNWILSL
- the priA gene encoding bifunctional 1-(5-phosphoribosyl)-5-((5-phosphoribosylamino)methylideneamino)imidazole-4-carboxamide isomerase/phosphoribosylanthranilate isomerase PriA, which produces MTEPSAPTATVPALELLPAVDVADGQAVRLVQGEAGSETGYGDPLEAALNWQQLGAEWIHLVDLDAAFGRGDNRDIMARVVKELGVKIELSGGIRDDESLDRALELGATRVNLGTAALEDPEWTARAIERHGDAIAVGLDVRGETLAARGWTREGGNIWEVLQRLEDAGCPRYVVTDVTKDGTLRGPNTELLAQVCAKTKKPVVASGGISSLEDIKALAKMVSLGVEGAIMGKALYAGKFEFPDALKVAAASA
- a CDS encoding SseB family protein; the protein is MNQDDAASRDLPGHIAALLQRQARDEHGRPADSAGVPWEDRDLSGDGNPLHTFDGDDGLATPAVRSARERLLAGELDEAGFVNSLAGQRLFVPVLAELAEEAEPVPSGPGKQNAPAGDKQADITLISITSRDGRQTMPVFSSVQALTAWHDKARPVAAETERIMLAALAEGAELAVLDPGSELSFVLRRPAVEALAQATGWVPSYQDPELAEALGGISDLCPGVVQLQLQPGDGVGTRTAAGDAVPGGGSGPELNIGVVLVPEADDVDARLALASVQAALGEVQMLRERADSVQVKLAR
- a CDS encoding MarR family winged helix-turn-helix transcriptional regulator, which produces MSAGPTDSTGDHPHETATAAPDEPAAASSGETAATRSEQTAARRTAGPAPETPGASPEREPRGRHDLTGSSPKARAWRSFFETSAIISDQMEKRLHSSTGLRLTDYNLMLLLAEAEGNQLRMGELAAGMVFSPSRLSYQVKSLQKRGLIDRFADTEDRRGMTAQLTEEGHRVFEQASRLHATHIKQLFHPAVDDAEAEALREICEQIKDTVATADQT
- a CDS encoding PepSY domain-containing protein — translated: MNSRWNNSSALLSVAAVSALALTSCASDELGAEDDDAQPTATVTETVEAEPTEESTEDASETAEPTGEPTETADATETDDAATDDPSSDDSATDDSAASDEDAIYQAVDAVEQEYPDAVVLDFDTESSYYEFTILDSGSEWELDVDRESFEISNTEEDDVDSDDQRNADAVEIEFADALRTAAEEADGTPEQAELDDENGTVTWEIELDNGSEVYVDVASGEVVNPGS
- a CDS encoding FtsK/SpoIIIE domain-containing protein; protein product: MSLAPLVIGIVLVLVTGMWFLLLFSALSAVVAGSTVVDGHRKRRRFRRAVRAAAAQWAHRRKALLPTPGHAVRALRAGSRPRGAFTAAGGVVVTVGEARIEVDLDCKVEPGPDLPEARVATATAMTLLGAECTVLLGPKREQLSVLRWVLAQLTHHLHPGPELLLTAGSGENTDARLTDLVDLAELRDYPRVTMASGDNLQASLQLRESRSAMDPASVLLSLTGLEPAQLRAALAAGWHVILLSAPAGTQALRTPGGWPQLPAPLDGGWQVNLTSGEIHRIEAGTARSVGTDLLPDGLSRRTLHEHLRLGLRHSARPTDDVGIPLHYATPLPFPLMTHSAQLSVRTLLGRSASEDEFLDLVADGPHILLAGTTGAGKSELLKSMLLGWVARYGPEQLNLLLFDFKGGSTFQPLVGLEHTLGLVTDLTQAQSERALEGVRSELTRREQLFLESGATDYADYRKSHPDAPLARLLVVIDEFRVFTQELPAAMDELMRLATLGRSLGLHLILATQRPQGVVTADIRANIGSIICLRLRSEDEARDLVGTPEPGRIPRQIPGRGVIQRPGEPPVGFQGVQLLDASVKLRARPEKSPASAAPGWRETTPDLVKVLDGHLLEQLRRRPHTPICPGLPETLSAPLPAEEIQFGLIDDPGHQKQHLLRLDLGEGQGTALLGEAESGGTAALQCLVRQLLALTHEVHVYLLDGDHSLEMFRRHPRVGSWVTTDHPQEAQHLVHELHRRVTRRRIALPQGQVPMILVMSGHSRWHGLDHTIGGSGFEQGLGALITEGAGFGFSALISGGRDLALGKLGSRLPRRVYLPYGVPEEIRYLWPKLRATDRLPGRGVLVGPDHPPPGLAIQLVTDILDHRQRRTPPRAAESGRASMLTVHPLPGSVELPTPGPPPGALTLGIRQFTHAHAMLQDRSWQVGLILGAAQTGKTNALRVIAAQRRCWTLDELAEATASEVSHPEIPKLLLVDDADRCTPLEHRSIEEWLSSGGKVLATAAPHFSVFSQFPWAYRARGAAANFLLSPMSRAQGDALGASVPVLTRLTPGRAAWIGVEGVQMIQWWKHQDLSGP